From Chryseobacterium joostei, the proteins below share one genomic window:
- a CDS encoding T9SS type B sorting domain-containing protein, with translation MKRFLLSLVLLFLSINTLFAQRDTEHWIAPYYTAPSVGDFENRLYLSTDSTTPFPVQVFNNNNVLTTVTISKGNPQTVDVDASIISANATTQAFNVVSKGLYLKGEKPFYCSLRLAQSVHGEIITSKGKAGIGKQFYVAASPNTDLNSLYNFTAGIMATENNTSVTVSWNTPGLVFTNGTPPGNTHSFVLNKGQSFIFTGSGSTAANKNGFIGAKVVADKPVTLTNGSCNGNFSTPTSGSDPILDQSVPVDRLGNTFAMVKTRSTNPSLNMEGGLIIATEDNTAIYLNGSTTPVETINAGGWYRINETSYVTQAGAGNHSNMFISTSKNVYLYQFIGIDNNAATNGFNYIPPLNCFLPRKIDEIGKINEMPGVTDPITLKLNILTEAGATVLVNSNPPSAAEGPYPLTGNTQWVTYAISGVVDNLTITSTKAVTAGINGGYSSAGYGGYFAGFSSIPVIAKKTGDCVPGLILEVDDGYETYQWFRNGVAIPGATSYSYTPTQSGNYTVKVTMGTCPPVTTPVYKVQNCLKITKQNLAVCATKIITPTFTSSTQTPVATTVKILTPPTKGTAVVNSNGTITYTPNANYEGPDKIVYTFCGDSVEFTDCEEVTLELNVIPFVVKDDIIKACWYDVAPYAYFDLTKAKITDYGAAIKKYYRSLTDLNAGINEITAPDNFPSTGGFVYVKVSTAEGCSAISKIELIPLPIKKSPILVDKYICIDAKTDLDAGPGYDSYAWSNGATTSGIRNVGVGEYSVILSKNGCFLTQIVRVKKAEDPVIQQIEINNNSATVIAVGGKAPYKFAVDGTANWQDSNTFTGLTRGQHTFYVKDAYNCTPVATEITVPNLLNAITPNGDNVNDFIDYSELAYKDNLSFVVYDRYGNMIFTGTKFNNFKWDGKHFDKRLVTGTYWYHISWNEANKEKTQVKYTGWILVKNRE, from the coding sequence ATGAAAAGATTTCTACTCAGTTTGGTGTTACTTTTTTTATCAATTAATACCCTCTTTGCGCAAAGGGATACTGAACATTGGATAGCCCCTTACTACACAGCTCCCTCTGTAGGGGACTTTGAGAACAGGCTATATCTATCCACAGATTCCACAACCCCCTTTCCTGTACAAGTATTTAATAATAATAACGTTCTTACAACGGTTACCATCAGTAAAGGAAACCCGCAGACTGTTGATGTAGATGCATCTATTATCTCTGCTAATGCGACTACACAAGCCTTTAATGTAGTCAGCAAAGGGCTTTATCTAAAAGGAGAGAAGCCTTTTTACTGTAGTTTAAGATTGGCACAATCTGTACACGGTGAAATTATTACCAGTAAAGGAAAAGCCGGAATTGGTAAACAATTTTATGTAGCTGCCAGTCCCAATACAGACCTTAATAGCCTTTATAACTTTACAGCAGGGATTATGGCTACTGAAAACAATACCAGTGTAACAGTATCATGGAATACTCCGGGACTTGTATTCACTAACGGAACACCTCCCGGAAACACACATTCATTTGTTTTAAATAAAGGACAATCTTTCATTTTTACCGGAAGTGGATCTACCGCTGCTAATAAGAACGGATTTATAGGCGCCAAGGTGGTTGCAGACAAACCTGTTACCCTTACCAATGGTAGTTGTAATGGTAACTTCTCAACACCTACAAGTGGCTCTGACCCTATTCTTGATCAGTCTGTTCCTGTTGATAGACTTGGAAACACTTTTGCCATGGTAAAAACAAGATCTACCAATCCTTCACTTAATATGGAGGGAGGACTTATTATTGCAACTGAAGACAATACTGCAATCTATCTGAATGGATCTACAACACCTGTTGAAACTATTAACGCAGGAGGTTGGTACAGAATTAATGAAACAAGCTATGTAACTCAAGCTGGTGCAGGAAATCATTCCAATATGTTTATCTCAACATCCAAGAATGTATATCTATATCAATTTATAGGAATAGATAATAATGCAGCAACGAATGGATTTAACTATATCCCGCCATTGAACTGTTTCTTACCAAGAAAAATTGATGAAATTGGTAAGATTAATGAAATGCCTGGCGTTACGGATCCAATTACATTAAAACTAAATATTCTAACTGAAGCAGGAGCTACCGTATTGGTAAATAGTAACCCTCCTAGTGCAGCTGAAGGACCATATCCTCTTACAGGAAATACTCAGTGGGTAACTTATGCAATATCCGGAGTGGTAGACAACCTTACCATTACCTCTACCAAGGCTGTAACAGCAGGTATTAACGGAGGATACAGCTCTGCTGGATATGGAGGTTACTTTGCCGGATTCTCTTCAATTCCTGTAATTGCTAAGAAAACAGGAGATTGTGTTCCAGGGCTTATTCTTGAAGTGGATGATGGATATGAAACTTACCAATGGTTCAGAAATGGCGTGGCTATCCCAGGAGCAACATCTTATAGCTATACTCCTACCCAATCTGGAAATTACACTGTAAAGGTAACAATGGGAACATGTCCTCCTGTTACTACACCTGTATATAAAGTACAAAACTGCTTAAAAATCACAAAACAAAACCTTGCAGTTTGTGCTACCAAAATCATTACACCTACCTTCACGTCTTCAACACAGACTCCGGTAGCAACTACAGTAAAAATACTTACTCCCCCTACTAAAGGTACGGCAGTTGTAAATTCAAACGGAACAATTACCTATACACCAAACGCAAATTATGAGGGACCAGACAAAATCGTTTATACATTCTGTGGAGACTCTGTAGAGTTTACAGATTGTGAAGAAGTTACTTTAGAACTTAATGTTATTCCTTTTGTTGTAAAAGATGATATTATTAAAGCTTGTTGGTATGACGTAGCTCCTTATGCTTATTTTGATTTAACTAAGGCTAAGATTACAGATTACGGAGCAGCAATAAAAAAATACTACCGTTCATTAACTGACCTTAATGCGGGTATCAATGAAATAACAGCACCTGACAACTTCCCTTCAACTGGTGGATTTGTGTATGTAAAAGTATCTACTGCTGAAGGATGTAGTGCTATTTCAAAAATTGAACTTATTCCACTTCCAATCAAGAAGTCTCCGATATTAGTAGATAAATACATTTGTATTGATGCTAAAACAGATTTAGATGCCGGACCTGGATATGATTCTTATGCATGGAGCAATGGTGCTACTACATCCGGAATCAGAAATGTTGGAGTTGGTGAATATTCTGTAATACTTAGTAAAAATGGATGTTTCCTTACACAAATAGTAAGAGTGAAAAAAGCCGAAGATCCTGTAATTCAACAAATCGAAATCAACAACAATAGTGCAACAGTAATTGCAGTGGGCGGTAAAGCTCCTTATAAATTTGCTGTGGACGGAACTGCAAACTGGCAGGATTCTAACACTTTCACAGGATTAACAAGAGGTCAGCATACATTCTACGTAAAAGATGCTTACAATTGTACTCCTGTTGCAACAGAAATTACAGTTCCAAATCTATTGAATGCCATTACACCTAACGGAGATAATGTAAATGACTTCATCGATTACAGTGAACTTGCCTATAAAGACAACCTGTCTTTTGTAGTATATGACAGATATGGTAACATGATATTTACCGGAACTAAATTCAACAATTTCAAGTGGGATGGTAAACATTTTGACAAGAGACTTGTAACCGGTACCTACTGGTATCACATTTCTTGGAATGAGGCGAATAAAGAAAAGACTCAGGTAAAATATACAGGCTGGATTTTAGTAAAAAACAGAGAATAA